From a single Aquincola tertiaricarbonis genomic region:
- a CDS encoding (Fe-S)-binding protein, producing the protein MTDSRGPLKPSTPPRVALFVTCLADAIRPSVGFATLKLLQDAGCQVEVPAQQTCCGQPAFNSGDTRDAAKLARRFIEIFEPYDYVVAPSGSCVGMTRAHYPEALADDAAWAERARRLGERTFELMSFLVDVMHFKPSGVTLATTATYHDSCSGLRELGVYEQPRALLGTVGGLELKPLEGNDVCCGFGGTFCVKYPAISNAVVSEKAAAIDRSGARLLLGGDLGCLVNMAGKLQRNGSPVRVYHAAEVLAGMADAPSIGEKE; encoded by the coding sequence ATGACTGATTCCCGCGGTCCGCTCAAGCCGTCGACGCCCCCCCGGGTGGCGCTCTTCGTCACCTGCCTGGCCGACGCGATCCGCCCCAGCGTCGGCTTCGCGACACTCAAGCTGCTGCAAGACGCCGGCTGCCAGGTCGAGGTGCCGGCGCAGCAGACCTGCTGCGGGCAGCCGGCCTTCAACAGTGGTGACACCCGCGATGCGGCCAAGCTGGCGCGCCGCTTCATCGAGATCTTCGAGCCCTACGACTACGTGGTCGCGCCTTCGGGCTCCTGCGTCGGCATGACACGCGCACATTACCCCGAGGCGCTGGCCGACGATGCGGCCTGGGCCGAGCGCGCGCGCCGGCTCGGTGAGCGCACGTTCGAGTTGATGAGCTTTCTCGTCGACGTGATGCACTTCAAGCCGAGCGGCGTGACACTCGCGACCACCGCCACCTACCACGACAGCTGCTCCGGCCTGCGTGAACTGGGTGTCTACGAACAGCCGCGCGCGCTGCTCGGCACGGTCGGCGGCCTGGAGCTGAAACCGCTCGAAGGCAACGACGTGTGCTGCGGCTTCGGCGGCACGTTCTGCGTCAAGTACCCGGCGATCTCCAACGCCGTGGTGTCGGAGAAGGCCGCCGCGATCGACCGCAGCGGCGCCCGCCTGCTGCTCGGCGGCGATCTGGGCTGCCTTGTGAACATGGCCGGCAAGCTGCAGCGCAACGGTTCGCCGGTGCGCGTCTACCACGCCGCCGAGGTGCTGGCCGGCATGGCCGATGCGCCTTCGATCGGCGAGAAGGAATGA
- the pntB gene encoding Re/Si-specific NAD(P)(+) transhydrogenase subunit beta, translating into MTAGLATVSYIGAIILFILSLGGLSNPETARRGNVFGIVGMALAVLATVLGPRVTPAGYAWIVGALVVGGAIGLFAAKKVQMTQMPELVALMHSLVGLAACLVGFASYVDTSTVFPTPAEKAIHEVEIYVGILIGAVTFSGSIVAFGKLSGKIGGKPLLLPGRHWLNLAGLVVVVWFGREFLRAHEIQAGMTPLIVMTVIALLFGIHMVMAIGGADMPVVVSMLNSYSGWAAAATGFMLGNDLLIVVGALVGSSGAILSYIMCRAMNRNFISVIAGGFGTGGGAPPPADGGAQPAGEVVPVSAVETAELLREAKNVVIVPGYGMAVAQAQHMVCEITKILRDKGVNVRFGIHPVAGRMPGHMNVLLAEAKVPYDIVLEMDEINEDFPGTDVSMVIGANDIVNPSAQEDPTSPIAGMPVLEVWKARTSIVMKRSMASGYAGVDNPLFYKDNNRMLFGDAKKTLEEVLAALIA; encoded by the coding sequence ATGACCGCAGGCCTGGCCACCGTCTCCTACATCGGCGCCATCATCCTCTTCATCCTCAGCCTGGGCGGGCTGTCGAATCCGGAGACCGCGCGCCGCGGCAACGTATTCGGCATCGTCGGCATGGCCCTCGCGGTGCTGGCCACCGTGCTCGGCCCGCGCGTCACGCCGGCCGGGTACGCGTGGATCGTCGGCGCCCTCGTCGTCGGCGGCGCCATCGGCCTCTTCGCCGCCAAGAAGGTGCAGATGACGCAGATGCCCGAACTGGTGGCATTGATGCACAGCCTCGTCGGACTGGCCGCCTGCCTGGTCGGCTTCGCGAGCTACGTCGATACGTCCACCGTGTTCCCGACACCGGCCGAGAAGGCGATCCACGAGGTCGAGATCTACGTCGGCATCCTGATCGGCGCGGTCACGTTCTCGGGATCGATCGTCGCTTTCGGCAAGCTGTCCGGCAAGATCGGCGGCAAGCCGCTGCTGCTGCCCGGGCGTCACTGGCTCAATTTGGCCGGGCTGGTGGTGGTCGTCTGGTTCGGGCGCGAGTTCCTGCGCGCGCACGAGATCCAGGCCGGCATGACCCCGCTGATCGTCATGACGGTGATCGCGCTGCTGTTCGGCATCCACATGGTGATGGCGATCGGCGGCGCCGACATGCCGGTGGTGGTGTCGATGCTCAATAGCTACTCGGGCTGGGCCGCGGCAGCGACCGGCTTCATGCTCGGCAACGATCTGCTGATCGTCGTCGGCGCCCTGGTGGGTTCCTCTGGCGCCATCCTGAGCTACATCATGTGCCGCGCGATGAACCGCAACTTCATCAGCGTCATCGCCGGCGGCTTCGGCACCGGTGGCGGTGCGCCGCCTCCTGCTGACGGTGGCGCGCAACCGGCCGGCGAGGTGGTGCCAGTCAGCGCCGTGGAGACTGCTGAGCTGCTGCGCGAGGCCAAGAACGTCGTCATCGTGCCCGGCTACGGCATGGCGGTGGCGCAGGCCCAACACATGGTGTGCGAGATCACGAAGATTCTGCGCGACAAGGGTGTCAACGTGCGCTTCGGCATTCATCCGGTCGCAGGCCGCATGCCGGGCCACATGAACGTGCTGCTCGCCGAGGCCAAGGTGCCCTACGACATCGTGCTCGAGATGGACGAGATCAACGAGGACTTCCCCGGCACCGACGTGTCGATGGTCATCGGCGCCAACGACATCGTGAACCCCTCGGCGCAGGAAGACCCCACGAGCCCGATCGCCGGCATGCCGGTGCTCGAGGTGTGGAAGGCGCGCACCTCGATCGTCATGAAGCGCAGCATGGCCTCGGGCTATGCCGGCGTGGACAACCCGCTCTTCTACAAAGACAACAACCGCATGCTGTTCGGCGACGCGAAGAAGACGCTTGAAGAGGTGCTGGCCGCGCTGATCGCCTGA
- the cydB gene encoding cytochrome d ubiquinol oxidase subunit II yields the protein MQLDLVPLWTAILALAVFMYVLLDGFDLGVGMLFGLRRDPHERDLMVASVAPVWDFNETWLILGGGGLLAVFPLAFAVLMPALYFPILLMLLGLLFRGVAFEFREVEGARRGVWDNAFIWGSLVASFAQGVILGNIVQGFPVQNRQFVGTSWDWATPFTLLTGAAVVAAYMLQGATWLVMKTEGPLQQWSRRIAQRSLWWVLAFVAAVSVWTPLASERIAERWFSWPNLLWFSPVPILTAAVAALLYTSLRHERRDVLPFLCSFGIFFLAFTGLVISLWPYLIWPSITLWDAAAHPISQAFLLVGTMFLLPIILLYVIWSYWVFRGKVRAGHGYH from the coding sequence ATGCAACTTGACCTCGTGCCGCTGTGGACTGCAATCCTCGCGCTCGCCGTCTTCATGTACGTGCTGCTCGACGGTTTCGACCTCGGCGTCGGCATGCTGTTCGGGTTGCGTCGCGACCCGCATGAGCGCGACCTGATGGTGGCCAGCGTCGCCCCGGTGTGGGACTTCAACGAGACCTGGCTGATCCTGGGCGGCGGCGGCCTGCTCGCGGTGTTTCCGCTCGCGTTCGCGGTGCTGATGCCCGCGCTGTACTTCCCCATCCTGCTGATGCTGCTGGGCCTGCTGTTCCGCGGCGTCGCATTCGAGTTCCGCGAAGTCGAGGGCGCGCGACGCGGCGTGTGGGACAACGCGTTCATCTGGGGCTCGCTCGTCGCCAGCTTCGCCCAGGGTGTGATCCTCGGCAACATCGTGCAGGGCTTTCCGGTGCAGAACCGACAGTTCGTCGGCACCAGCTGGGACTGGGCCACGCCGTTCACGCTGCTGACCGGCGCCGCGGTCGTCGCCGCCTACATGCTGCAGGGCGCGACCTGGCTGGTGATGAAGACCGAAGGCCCGCTGCAGCAGTGGTCGCGACGCATCGCACAGCGCTCCCTGTGGTGGGTGCTCGCGTTCGTCGCGGCGGTGAGCGTGTGGACGCCGCTTGCCTCCGAGCGGATCGCCGAGCGCTGGTTCAGCTGGCCGAACCTGCTCTGGTTCTCGCCGGTGCCCATCCTCACCGCCGCCGTCGCGGCGCTGCTCTACACCAGTCTGCGCCACGAACGGCGCGACGTGCTGCCGTTCCTGTGTTCGTTCGGCATCTTCTTCCTGGCTTTTACCGGCCTGGTGATCAGCCTGTGGCCCTACCTGATATGGCCATCGATCACCTTGTGGGACGCCGCAGCGCATCCGATTTCGCAGGCCTTCCTGCTTGTCGGCACGATGTTTCTGCTGCCGATCATCCTGCTGTACGTGATCTGGTCGTACTGGGTGTTCCGGGGCAAGGTGCGCGCCGGGCATGGGTACCACTGA
- a CDS encoding LutB/LldF family L-lactate oxidation iron-sulfur protein encodes MHTSILSFRARADVALSDPKLKLAIDRTTGTAERKRAAALAAFPQFDAARDRGKRIKDHVIEHFDHYLLEFERNAIASGAQVHWASTADEASRIVVDLCRKANAKRVTRVKSMLGEEIGLPHALDAAGIERVETDLAEHIVQLGGDRPSHIVWPSMHRTREQVSEMFKQAHRVPHTEETIEAMVDSARRELRDKFLSADVSISGANFLLADTGATCTVTNEGNAELTTSPPRMHIVTAGIEKLVPSLPHAFALLRLLVRSATGADVTQYTTFHCGPKKPGDLDGPEEFHIVLVDNGRTKMLAEAGLREMLRCIRCGACMNHCVVFRQMGGHAYGGTYPGPMGAVLTPVFDGLEQTRDLPHACTLNGKCQEVCPVDIPLPTLLRGWRDRSWREGLEPAAMRFGMGIFTFVASRPWLYKLGASVAVRAMRLFGRGGRIRSMPGLGAWTEHRDFPAPEGRTFMARYASGEGRQK; translated from the coding sequence ATGCACACCTCCATCCTGTCCTTCCGCGCGCGTGCGGACGTCGCGCTGAGCGATCCGAAGCTCAAGCTCGCGATCGACCGCACGACCGGCACGGCCGAGCGCAAGCGCGCCGCCGCGCTGGCGGCCTTCCCGCAGTTCGACGCCGCCCGCGACCGCGGCAAGCGGATCAAAGACCACGTCATCGAGCACTTCGACCACTACCTGCTCGAGTTCGAACGCAACGCGATCGCCTCCGGCGCCCAGGTGCACTGGGCGTCGACGGCTGACGAAGCCTCGCGCATCGTCGTTGACCTGTGCCGCAAGGCCAACGCAAAGCGGGTCACGCGCGTGAAGTCGATGCTCGGCGAAGAGATCGGCCTGCCGCATGCGCTGGACGCGGCCGGCATCGAGCGCGTCGAAACCGATCTGGCCGAGCACATCGTGCAACTCGGAGGCGATCGGCCGTCGCACATCGTCTGGCCGTCGATGCACCGCACGCGCGAGCAGGTGTCGGAGATGTTCAAGCAGGCGCATCGTGTCCCGCACACCGAGGAGACGATCGAGGCGATGGTCGACAGCGCCCGCCGCGAGTTGCGCGACAAGTTCCTGAGCGCTGACGTGTCGATCTCGGGCGCCAATTTTTTGCTCGCCGACACCGGGGCGACCTGCACCGTGACCAACGAGGGCAATGCCGAGCTGACGACATCGCCGCCGCGCATGCACATCGTCACCGCCGGCATCGAGAAGCTCGTGCCGAGCCTGCCGCACGCGTTCGCGCTGCTGCGCCTGCTGGTGCGCTCGGCCACGGGCGCCGACGTCACGCAGTACACCACCTTCCATTGCGGACCCAAGAAGCCCGGCGACCTGGACGGCCCTGAGGAATTCCACATCGTGCTGGTCGACAACGGCCGCACGAAGATGCTCGCCGAGGCCGGGTTGCGCGAGATGCTGCGCTGCATCCGCTGCGGCGCCTGCATGAACCACTGCGTGGTGTTCCGACAGATGGGCGGGCATGCCTACGGTGGCACCTACCCCGGGCCGATGGGGGCCGTGCTCACCCCGGTCTTCGACGGTCTGGAGCAGACCCGCGACCTGCCGCACGCGTGCACCCTCAATGGCAAGTGCCAGGAGGTCTGCCCAGTGGACATTCCGCTGCCGACCTTGCTGCGCGGCTGGCGCGACCGCTCGTGGCGCGAGGGGCTGGAACCGGCGGCGATGCGGTTTGGGATGGGGATCTTCACGTTTGTCGCGTCGCGCCCGTGGCTGTACAAGCTGGGCGCCTCGGTCGCAGTTCGCGCGATGCGTTTGTTCGGCCGTGGGGGACGGATCCGCAGCATGCCCGGTCTCGGCGCGTGGACGGAGCACAGGGACTTTCCGGCGCCCGAGGGCCGCACCTTCATGGCCCGCTACGCCAGCGGCGAGGGGAGGCAGAAGTGA
- a CDS encoding DUF6781 family protein: MSESGFDHDALVERFAQASARQGDALRQAVQQATLKALQGRELTLKSVRDAVKATTKAASAGAAKSGLPTTDVEALLMKAVEGMDAALVKAVEANRRALEQFVDQGVQLRETKMKKALADIEKMEDTLYGSLDKAVADAAKNLQGPWAMVLEGMKARGSATGSSATAALEQLTERSREAVRRGRAQAQSTVDAWMDHYTALARGVLIGMSEGLDASAPPPAAKSSSRRARQG; the protein is encoded by the coding sequence ATGAGCGAGTCCGGTTTCGACCATGACGCCTTGGTAGAGCGGTTCGCTCAGGCCTCGGCCCGCCAGGGCGACGCGCTGCGCCAGGCCGTGCAGCAGGCCACGCTGAAGGCCCTGCAGGGCCGCGAGCTGACGCTCAAGAGCGTGCGCGACGCGGTCAAGGCGACGACCAAGGCCGCCTCGGCCGGCGCCGCGAAGAGCGGCTTGCCGACAACCGATGTCGAGGCGCTGCTGATGAAGGCCGTCGAGGGCATGGATGCCGCACTGGTCAAGGCGGTCGAAGCCAATCGCCGGGCGCTCGAACAATTCGTCGACCAGGGCGTCCAGCTGCGAGAGACCAAGATGAAGAAGGCGCTCGCCGACATCGAGAAGATGGAGGACACCCTGTATGGCAGCCTGGACAAGGCAGTGGCCGACGCGGCGAAGAACCTGCAAGGACCCTGGGCCATGGTGCTCGAAGGGATGAAGGCCAGGGGCAGCGCGACCGGCTCCAGCGCCACGGCTGCGCTGGAGCAGCTGACCGAGCGGTCGCGCGAGGCCGTGCGACGGGGCCGAGCCCAGGCCCAGAGCACCGTGGACGCCTGGATGGACCACTACACGGCGCTGGCGCGCGGCGTGCTGATCGGCATGTCCGAGGGGCTCGACGCATCGGCGCCGCCCCCGGCCGCCAAGTCGTCCTCCAGGCGGGCGCGCCAAGGCTGA
- a CDS encoding Re/Si-specific NAD(P)(+) transhydrogenase subunit alpha codes for MALLIGVPTETAPAEKRVATVPDVVEKLRKLGFSVAVQSGAGDASNFADDAYRAAGADIVETASDIWARSDIVFKVRAPSPDEVALLRQGGTLIGFIWPAQNPELMKQLAAKMATVLAIDSLPRQLSRAQKMDALTSMAGVSGYRAVIEAANAFGRYFNGQITAAGKIPPAKVFIAGAGVAGLAAIGTAAGLGAIVRANDTRAEVADQVVSLGGEFVKVDYEEEGSGGGGYAKVMSEGFQAAQRAMYAQQAKECDIVITTALIPGKPAPRLITAEMVKSMKPGSVIVDMAAEQGGNCELTEPGQSVVKHGVTIIGYTDLASRLAKQSSTLYSNNLLRLTEELCKTKDGVIDVNMEDDAIRGLTVIKEGAITWPPPPPKLPAAAPAKPAAASVVAPSAKKGHGHGASEPMSARSLLTVFGAGALAFALVGLYAPASFLAHFTVFVLACFIGYMVVWNVTPSLHTPLMSVTNAISSIIAIGALVQVAPPLAGGAGADRPSQLILGLAVVALVLTAVNMFGGFAVTRRMLAMFRK; via the coding sequence ATGGCCTTGCTGATTGGAGTTCCCACGGAGACCGCGCCGGCCGAGAAGCGCGTCGCGACCGTGCCGGACGTGGTGGAGAAGCTGCGCAAGCTGGGCTTCTCGGTGGCCGTGCAAAGCGGCGCCGGCGACGCCTCCAACTTCGCCGACGACGCGTACCGAGCGGCCGGGGCCGACATCGTTGAGACCGCGTCCGACATCTGGGCCCGGTCGGACATCGTGTTCAAGGTGCGTGCGCCGAGCCCTGACGAGGTGGCGCTGCTGCGGCAAGGCGGCACGCTGATCGGGTTCATCTGGCCAGCGCAGAACCCTGAGTTGATGAAGCAGCTGGCGGCAAAGATGGCCACCGTGCTCGCCATCGACTCGTTGCCGCGCCAGCTGTCGCGCGCGCAGAAGATGGACGCGCTGACCTCGATGGCCGGGGTCAGCGGCTACCGCGCGGTGATCGAGGCGGCCAACGCCTTCGGCCGCTACTTCAACGGCCAGATCACGGCCGCCGGCAAGATTCCGCCGGCCAAGGTGTTCATCGCCGGTGCCGGCGTGGCGGGCTTGGCGGCGATCGGCACCGCGGCGGGCCTCGGAGCGATCGTGCGCGCCAACGACACCCGCGCCGAGGTGGCCGATCAGGTGGTCTCCCTCGGCGGCGAGTTCGTCAAGGTCGACTACGAGGAAGAGGGTTCGGGTGGCGGCGGCTACGCCAAGGTGATGAGCGAGGGCTTCCAGGCCGCGCAGCGTGCGATGTACGCGCAGCAGGCCAAGGAATGCGACATAGTGATCACCACCGCGCTGATCCCAGGCAAGCCCGCGCCGCGGCTGATCACCGCTGAGATGGTCAAGAGCATGAAGCCCGGCAGCGTGATCGTCGACATGGCGGCCGAGCAGGGCGGCAACTGCGAACTCACCGAGCCCGGCCAGTCGGTGGTGAAACACGGCGTGACGATCATCGGCTACACCGACCTCGCCAGCCGTCTGGCCAAGCAGTCTTCCACGCTGTACTCGAACAACCTCCTGCGTCTGACCGAGGAGCTGTGCAAGACCAAGGACGGCGTCATCGACGTCAACATGGAAGACGACGCGATCCGCGGCCTGACGGTCATCAAGGAAGGTGCCATCACATGGCCGCCTCCGCCGCCCAAACTGCCGGCCGCGGCACCGGCCAAACCCGCAGCGGCGTCCGTCGTCGCGCCGTCCGCCAAGAAGGGCCACGGCCACGGTGCCAGCGAGCCGATGTCGGCGCGGTCGCTATTGACGGTGTTCGGCGCGGGTGCGCTGGCCTTCGCGCTCGTGGGCCTCTACGCGCCGGCCTCGTTCCTCGCGCACTTCACCGTGTTCGTGCTGGCCTGCTTCATCGGCTACATGGTGGTGTGGAACGTCACGCCGTCGCTGCACACGCCGCTGATGAGCGTGACCAACGCCATCTCGTCGATCATCGCCATCGGCGCGCTGGTGCAGGTGGCGCCGCCGCTGGCAGGTGGTGCCGGAGCCGATCGGCCGTCGCAGCTGATCCTCGGCCTGGCCGTCGTGGCGCTGGTGCTGACGGCCGTCAACATGTTCGGCGGCTTCGCGGTCACGCGGCGCATGCTGGCAATGTTCCGCAAGTGA
- a CDS encoding L-lactate permease, which yields MELGLQALLAFTPIALSGVLLVGLGWSAKRAMPLVYVVTALIALTAWGVSFNRVLAATLEGIIITVQVLWIIFGALLLLNTLKHSGGIASIRSGFARISPDRRIQVILIAWLFGCFIEGASGFGTPAAVAGPLMVAVGFPALSAVMFGMIIQSTPVSFGAVGTPLLVGVQGGLQRESMTQALVAQGQGWPDFFNLIVERVALGHAIAGTLIPVFLVFFMTRFFGRNRSWSEALPAVPFALFSAFAFTIPYGLAGRFLGPEFPSLLGGLLGLALATLAARAGFLVPKKTWDFADPKEWPEEWMGSIQMKVDHATKQIPIVLAWVPYLLLALILVLSRTMPDFKAWLLSVSVGVKDILGEAGISGNFQPLYLPGGILVFVCLLTILLHRMHMSDFVKATRESGGTLLGAGFVLLFTVPMVRIMIQSGVNANELASMPISMARWVAASVGDVYPVFAPTVGALGAFLAGSNTVSNLMLSQYQYSVAQALGVSGATMVAAQSIGAAAGNMIAIHNVVAASATVGVMGREGQILRRTIIPTIYYVALVGALAMVAMHVVNWGDPLLGVKLP from the coding sequence ATGGAACTCGGCCTGCAAGCCCTGTTGGCATTCACCCCGATCGCCCTGTCGGGCGTGCTGCTGGTCGGCCTCGGCTGGTCGGCCAAGCGCGCGATGCCGCTGGTCTATGTCGTCACCGCCCTCATCGCGCTGACGGCCTGGGGTGTGAGCTTCAACCGCGTCCTCGCGGCGACGCTGGAAGGGATCATCATCACGGTGCAGGTGCTGTGGATCATCTTCGGCGCGCTGCTGCTGCTGAACACGCTCAAGCACTCGGGCGGCATCGCCAGCATCCGCAGCGGCTTCGCACGCATCAGCCCGGATCGCCGCATCCAGGTGATCCTGATCGCCTGGCTGTTCGGCTGCTTCATCGAAGGCGCCTCTGGCTTCGGCACACCGGCAGCAGTGGCCGGCCCGCTGATGGTGGCGGTTGGCTTTCCGGCGCTGTCGGCGGTGATGTTCGGCATGATCATCCAGTCCACGCCGGTGTCCTTCGGCGCGGTCGGCACGCCGCTGCTCGTCGGTGTGCAGGGCGGGCTGCAGCGCGAGTCGATGACACAGGCGCTGGTGGCTCAAGGTCAGGGCTGGCCCGATTTCTTCAACCTGATCGTGGAGCGGGTGGCACTCGGCCACGCCATCGCCGGCACGCTGATCCCGGTGTTCCTGGTGTTCTTCATGACCCGCTTCTTCGGCCGCAACCGCTCGTGGTCCGAGGCGCTGCCGGCGGTGCCGTTTGCGCTGTTCTCGGCGTTCGCTTTCACGATCCCGTACGGGCTGGCCGGGCGTTTTCTCGGGCCTGAGTTCCCCTCGCTGCTGGGTGGCCTGCTGGGCCTGGCGCTGGCGACGCTGGCCGCGCGCGCCGGCTTTCTCGTGCCGAAGAAGACCTGGGACTTCGCCGACCCGAAGGAGTGGCCGGAGGAGTGGATGGGCAGCATCCAGATGAAGGTCGACCATGCCACGAAGCAGATCCCGATCGTCCTCGCCTGGGTGCCCTACCTGCTGCTGGCGCTGATCCTGGTGCTCAGCCGCACCATGCCCGACTTCAAGGCCTGGCTGCTGTCGGTGAGTGTCGGCGTGAAGGACATCCTCGGCGAGGCCGGCATCAGTGGCAACTTCCAGCCGCTGTACCTGCCCGGCGGCATTCTGGTCTTCGTCTGCCTGCTCACGATCCTGCTGCACCGCATGCACATGTCCGACTTCGTGAAGGCCACGCGCGAGTCCGGCGGCACCCTGCTCGGTGCCGGCTTCGTGCTGCTGTTCACCGTGCCGATGGTGCGCATCATGATCCAGTCGGGCGTCAACGCCAACGAGCTCGCCAGCATGCCGATCTCGATGGCCCGCTGGGTCGCTGCATCGGTAGGTGACGTCTATCCGGTGTTCGCGCCGACGGTGGGTGCGCTCGGCGCCTTCCTGGCCGGCTCCAACACCGTCTCGAACCTGATGCTCAGCCAGTACCAGTACAGCGTGGCTCAAGCCCTCGGCGTGAGCGGGGCGACGATGGTCGCGGCGCAATCCATCGGCGCGGCAGCGGGCAACATGATCGCGATCCACAACGTGGTGGCCGCCTCGGCGACGGTCGGCGTGATGGGGCGCGAGGGCCAGATCCTGCGCCGCACGATCATTCCGACGATCTACTATGTTGCGCTCGTCGGAGCGCTGGCCATGGTGGCGATGCATGTGGTGAATTGGGGCGATCCGCTGCTCGGTGTGAAACTGCCGTGA
- a CDS encoding cytochrome ubiquinol oxidase subunit I — protein sequence MDALLLSRLQFVWVIAWHILLPAFTVGLACYIATLEVLWWWKKDDVYRRLSAYWIKIFAVSFGMGVVSGIVMPFQFGTNWSRFSDAAASVIGSLMAYEVLTAFYLEAAFLGVLLFGRKLVPQWAHVFSALMVAFGTLMSSFWILAVNSWMQTPQGHVVVDGRFEPVSMLAVLFTPSFPYRLSHTVIAFLVTSGFVILAVAAGFLRQRRHVEESRVMVKMSLAFLSIMVPLQIVVGDLHGLNTLKHQPAKLAAMEGIWETERGVAASLFAIPDEKAERNRFEIAIPKLASWYLTHDWNGEIKGLKEWPREERPPVAIVYFAFRIMVGMGLLMLLVVVVGWVMHFKGRLYESPLFLRLAHWSMPLGFIAVLAGWTVTEVGRQPWVVYGLMRTSQGVSPSLTTFDVALSFAFYIAAYIVIFGAGFMLLRRIVRAGPQVAVAAEAAQGEPSQDEPARPARPLSAATEATTAGATARGDHAT from the coding sequence ATGGACGCCTTGCTGCTGTCGCGCCTGCAGTTCGTGTGGGTGATCGCTTGGCACATCCTGCTGCCGGCATTCACCGTCGGGCTGGCCTGCTACATCGCCACGCTCGAAGTGCTGTGGTGGTGGAAGAAGGATGACGTGTACCGGCGGCTGTCGGCCTACTGGATCAAGATCTTTGCCGTCTCGTTCGGCATGGGCGTGGTCTCGGGCATCGTTATGCCGTTCCAGTTCGGCACCAACTGGAGCCGCTTCTCCGACGCCGCCGCCAGCGTCATCGGCTCGCTGATGGCCTACGAGGTGCTGACCGCGTTCTACCTGGAGGCGGCGTTCCTCGGCGTGCTGCTGTTCGGCCGCAAGCTGGTGCCGCAGTGGGCGCATGTGTTCTCCGCCTTGATGGTGGCGTTCGGCACACTGATGTCGTCGTTCTGGATCCTCGCCGTCAACAGCTGGATGCAGACGCCGCAGGGCCACGTCGTTGTGGACGGGCGTTTCGAGCCGGTCAGCATGCTGGCGGTGCTGTTCACGCCGTCGTTTCCATACCGCCTCTCGCACACGGTGATCGCCTTCCTCGTCACCAGCGGATTCGTGATCCTCGCCGTCGCCGCAGGGTTCCTGCGCCAGCGCCGGCACGTCGAGGAAAGCCGCGTGATGGTGAAGATGTCGCTCGCTTTCCTGAGCATCATGGTGCCGCTGCAGATCGTCGTCGGCGACCTGCACGGCCTGAACACGCTCAAGCACCAGCCGGCCAAGCTGGCTGCGATGGAAGGCATCTGGGAGACCGAACGCGGCGTCGCGGCGTCGCTGTTCGCGATCCCAGACGAGAAGGCCGAGCGCAACCGCTTCGAGATCGCGATCCCCAAGCTCGCGAGCTGGTACCTCACGCACGACTGGAACGGAGAGATCAAGGGTCTGAAGGAATGGCCGCGCGAGGAGCGGCCGCCGGTGGCGATCGTCTACTTCGCGTTTCGCATCATGGTCGGCATGGGGCTGCTGATGCTGCTCGTGGTGGTCGTCGGCTGGGTCATGCACTTCAAGGGGCGGCTCTACGAGTCGCCGCTGTTCCTCAGGCTGGCTCACTGGTCGATGCCGCTCGGCTTCATTGCCGTGCTTGCCGGCTGGACCGTCACCGAGGTCGGGCGCCAGCCGTGGGTGGTCTATGGCCTGATGCGCACGAGCCAGGGCGTGAGTCCAAGCCTGACCACCTTCGATGTCGCCCTGTCGTTCGCGTTCTACATCGCCGCCTACATCGTGATCTTCGGCGCCGGCTTCATGCTGCTGCGGCGCATCGTGCGCGCCGGCCCGCAGGTGGCGGTCGCGGCGGAAGCCGCGCAAGGCGAACCGTCGCAGGACGAGCCGGCGCGCCCGGCACGACCGCTGTCGGCTGCCACGGAAGCAACAACGGCAGGTGCGACGGCAAGGGGCGACCATGCAACTTGA
- a CDS encoding LutC/YkgG family protein, translating into MTARDDILGRVRAALGRRSIDPASVASAAATLLADLPSTRPRLLASSLAEAFIARVTSPKVAATAERIESTAALPEAVARYLRARDLPKAIALQPLALLRSLDWSGFAVRDRVASDEVAAIGMARWGIAETGSLVFHSGADTAVLANFLPLHHIVLLRKADLLAYLEDYATLVAGQPMPRNVNLITGASGTTDIEGSLVLGAHGPRYMHVVLVDA; encoded by the coding sequence GTGACGGCACGTGACGACATTCTGGGCCGCGTCCGCGCTGCGCTCGGTCGCCGAAGCATCGATCCGGCAAGCGTTGCCAGCGCTGCCGCGACGCTGCTGGCGGACCTGCCGTCAACGCGGCCCAGGCTCCTCGCAAGCTCGTTGGCGGAAGCCTTCATTGCGCGTGTCACCTCGCCCAAGGTGGCCGCGACGGCTGAGCGCATCGAATCGACAGCCGCATTGCCTGAGGCCGTGGCCAGGTACCTTCGCGCACGCGATCTGCCGAAGGCCATCGCTCTCCAGCCGCTTGCGCTGCTGCGTTCGCTCGACTGGTCGGGGTTCGCGGTGCGCGACCGCGTCGCCTCTGACGAAGTGGCCGCGATCGGCATGGCGCGGTGGGGTATTGCCGAGACCGGCTCGCTGGTCTTCCATTCCGGGGCCGACACGGCGGTGCTGGCGAATTTCCTTCCGCTGCATCACATCGTGCTGCTTCGCAAGGCCGATCTCCTGGCCTACCTTGAAGACTACGCGACGCTGGTTGCTGGCCAGCCGATGCCCCGCAACGTGAACCTCATCACGGGGGCCAGCGGCACGACCGACATCGAGGGAAGCCTGGTGCTGGGCGCCCATGGCCCGAGGTATATGCATGTCGTTCTCGTCGACGCCTAG